A portion of the Clostridium gelidum genome contains these proteins:
- the rlmH gene encoding 23S rRNA (pseudouridine(1915)-N(3))-methyltransferase RlmH gives MNITIITVGKLKEKYLKDAIDEYSKRLSRYCKLDIIELPDEKTPDNASEKEEEAIKEKEGQAILNKIKDTMFVIAMDLSGKQLTSQEFSDYVHNLGVTGNSNIVFIIGGSLGISKSVLARANYKLCFSKMTFPHQLFRVMLLEQIYRGFRIMKGEPYHK, from the coding sequence ATGAATATTACTATAATTACAGTTGGAAAATTAAAAGAAAAATATTTAAAAGATGCAATAGATGAGTATTCTAAAAGATTAAGTAGATATTGCAAGTTAGACATAATAGAGCTGCCAGATGAAAAGACACCAGATAATGCTTCAGAAAAAGAAGAAGAAGCAATTAAAGAAAAAGAAGGTCAAGCAATATTAAATAAAATTAAAGATACTATGTTTGTAATAGCAATGGATTTAAGTGGTAAACAATTAACTTCACAAGAGTTTTCAGATTATGTACATAACTTAGGGGTAACAGGAAATTCTAATATAGTATTTATAATAGGCGGGAGTTTAGGAATTTCAAAAAGTGTTTTAGCTAGAGCAAATTATAAATTATGCTTCTCAAAAATGACATTTCCTCATCAACTTTTTAGAGTTATGCTGCTAGAGCAGATATATAGAGGGTTTAGGATAATGAAGGGTGAACCGTATCATAAGTAA
- a CDS encoding methyl-accepting chemotaxis protein produces the protein MSLKIKYLLNRNLREHSEKVFEGISNGRKKALDNWFNDKWAQLDNIKNSLVALEDDNEIVYDYLVENVNKYEDFCEIFILDENGVVSVSSCKKHIGLNMSDLPNLKAGLEGRSLMYGPYIDKRTLDTDINNKNFADDVTLMFSSRCKNHSGQIRILCCRTLNDDMSNVIQDEDTHIYKDSGDNYLFMVKSNRGIKQGTAISRSRFEDNTFTLGDNLKDGIKTRSWGVVQIKEHTEFEIIFTDPATNQLHPGVANTIKNEQNLDCWPGYPDYRHIMVGGKGTLITPPNCDEVWGMMCEGDIDEIYNFQSINLKMPMAISIMSAILISINLVTTKIAPDMSIFTSLGMWFILSIFTLVISKKMVSSPLSKTINILQDIAEGEGNLTKRVKKISSDEIGELSRWFNKFINNQMSMLYRVKKSAKTTKKSVSIVSKITSDVKKGMGVIENTVVSLLENSKEQNLVFQDTKNKFSEITASIQEMDSLIIEVSGIIEGTNENSSIAQNASNEVLTNMQELESTISRTVESISTLQGYSNEISEVVNVISNISKQTQLLALNASIEAARAGESGRGFTVVAEEISKLALETGEATKSISNVIKQVQEQTQATFEYAGEINTKVSTSTGSVKSSMQSFEQVNDDVNIIASAMQSIAKITSTQSENVGDVMNNVSTMADRIEQSTENNSNKSEESLTMVKKILSEIRQLKQATEVLEYSSDNLNEMVGSFKLK, from the coding sequence ATGAGTTTGAAAATTAAATATTTACTTAATAGGAATTTAAGAGAACATTCAGAAAAGGTTTTTGAGGGAATATCTAATGGAAGGAAAAAGGCATTAGATAACTGGTTCAATGATAAATGGGCTCAATTAGATAATATTAAAAATTCACTTGTGGCATTAGAGGATGATAATGAGATAGTATATGATTATTTAGTGGAAAATGTAAATAAATATGAAGACTTTTGCGAAATATTTATTTTAGATGAAAATGGAGTAGTATCAGTTTCTTCATGCAAAAAGCATATAGGATTAAATATGAGTGATTTGCCTAATTTAAAAGCTGGATTAGAAGGTAGATCATTAATGTATGGTCCATATATAGATAAGAGAACGTTAGATACGGATATAAATAATAAGAATTTTGCTGATGATGTTACATTGATGTTTTCTAGCAGATGTAAAAACCACAGTGGCCAAATTAGAATATTGTGCTGTAGAACATTAAATGATGATATGAGTAATGTAATTCAAGATGAGGACACGCATATATATAAAGATTCTGGAGATAACTATTTATTTATGGTAAAGTCAAACAGAGGAATCAAGCAAGGAACAGCAATATCAAGAAGTAGATTTGAAGATAATACTTTTACCTTAGGTGATAATCTTAAGGATGGTATTAAAACTAGAAGCTGGGGAGTCGTACAAATTAAAGAGCACACTGAATTTGAAATAATATTCACTGACCCAGCAACTAATCAATTACATCCAGGTGTAGCAAACACTATTAAAAATGAACAAAATCTAGATTGCTGGCCTGGATATCCAGATTATAGACACATTATGGTTGGTGGTAAGGGAACATTAATAACCCCTCCTAATTGTGATGAAGTTTGGGGTATGATGTGTGAAGGTGATATAGATGAAATATATAATTTTCAAAGCATTAATTTAAAAATGCCAATGGCTATATCAATTATGTCAGCAATATTAATATCAATAAATTTGGTAACAACAAAAATTGCACCGGATATGAGTATCTTCACATCATTAGGAATGTGGTTTATATTGTCAATATTTACTTTGGTGATTTCCAAGAAGATGGTTTCATCACCTCTAAGTAAAACGATAAATATATTACAAGACATTGCTGAAGGGGAAGGGAATTTAACCAAAAGAGTAAAGAAAATATCATCTGATGAAATAGGAGAATTATCAAGATGGTTCAATAAATTTATAAACAATCAAATGAGTATGTTATATAGAGTGAAAAAGTCAGCAAAAACTACAAAGAAATCAGTAAGTATAGTTTCAAAAATAACAAGTGATGTTAAAAAAGGAATGGGAGTAATTGAAAATACAGTTGTAAGTTTACTGGAAAACTCTAAAGAGCAAAATTTAGTATTTCAAGATACAAAAAATAAGTTCTCAGAAATTACAGCATCAATTCAGGAAATGGACAGTCTTATTATAGAAGTTTCAGGAATAATTGAAGGTACTAATGAGAATTCATCAATAGCACAAAATGCATCAAACGAAGTTTTAACAAATATGCAGGAGTTAGAAAGTACAATTAGCAGAACAGTTGAGTCAATTAGTACATTGCAAGGATATTCAAATGAAATAAGTGAGGTTGTTAATGTAATAAGCAATATAAGTAAACAAACTCAACTTTTAGCACTTAATGCATCAATTGAAGCTGCAAGAGCTGGTGAAAGTGGAAGAGGATTCACTGTTGTTGCAGAGGAAATATCCAAACTAGCATTAGAAACTGGAGAGGCAACGAAATCAATAAGTAATGTTATTAAGCAAGTTCAAGAACAAACACAAGCTACCTTTGAATATGCAGGAGAGATAAATACTAAAGTAAGTACATCAACAGGAAGTGTAAAAAGTTCCATGCAATCATTTGAACAAGTCAATGACGATGTGAATATAATTGCTAGTGCTATGCAATCTATTGCAAAAATAACTTCAACACAAAGTGAAAATGTTGGAGATGTAATGAATAATGTAAGCACTATGGCGGATCGTATAGAACAATCTACTGAAAATAACTCAAATAAGAGTGAAGAATCATTAACAATGGTTAAAAAGATACTATCAGAGATAAGACAATTAAAACAAGCTACTGAAGTTCTAGAATATTCGTCAGATAATCTAAATGAAATGGTTGGATCATTTAAATTAAAATAG
- a CDS encoding acetyl-CoA C-acetyltransferase — protein sequence MRDVVIVSAVRTAIGAYGKTLKDIPAVELGAIVIKEAVRRANINPNEINEVIFGNVLQAGLGQNPARQAAVKAGLPVEISAFTINKVCGSGLRSISLAAQIIKAGDADAIVVGGMENMSSAPFLLDNARWGQRMGHGELVDEMIKDGLWDAFNDYHMGVTAENVAEKWNITRDEQDEFSLLSQQKAEIAIKNGEFKDEIVPVVIKTKKGEIIFDQDEFPRFGNNIEALKKLKPIFKENGTVTAGNASGLNDGAAALVIMSADKAKALGIKPLAKITSYGSAGLDPAIMGYGAFYATKAALDKINLKAEDLDLIEANEAYASQSIAITKDLNLDMSKVNVNGGAIALGHPIGASGARILVTLLHAMEKRDAKKGLATLCIGGGQGTALIVERE from the coding sequence ATGAGAGATGTAGTAATAGTAAGCGCAGTAAGAACTGCAATAGGAGCATATGGTAAAACTTTAAAAGATATACCAGCAGTTGAATTAGGTGCAATAGTAATAAAAGAGGCTGTTAGAAGGGCAAATATAAACCCTAATGAAATTAATGAAGTTATTTTTGGAAATGTACTCCAAGCAGGTTTAGGTCAAAATCCAGCACGACAAGCTGCTGTGAAAGCAGGATTGCCTGTAGAGATATCTGCATTTACAATTAATAAAGTTTGTGGCTCAGGACTTAGATCTATAAGTTTAGCAGCTCAAATTATAAAAGCTGGTGATGCGGATGCTATTGTAGTAGGTGGCATGGAAAATATGTCTAGCGCACCATTTTTACTAGATAATGCAAGATGGGGACAAAGAATGGGACATGGTGAACTAGTTGATGAAATGATAAAAGATGGTTTATGGGATGCTTTTAATGACTATCATATGGGAGTAACAGCAGAAAATGTGGCAGAAAAATGGAATATAACAAGAGACGAACAAGATGAATTCTCGCTACTATCACAACAAAAAGCAGAAATAGCAATTAAGAACGGAGAATTTAAAGATGAAATAGTTCCTGTAGTAATTAAAACAAAAAAAGGTGAAATAATATTTGACCAAGATGAATTCCCTAGGTTTGGTAATAATATAGAAGCATTAAAAAAGCTTAAGCCCATTTTTAAAGAAAATGGTACAGTGACAGCGGGAAATGCATCTGGACTAAACGATGGAGCAGCAGCTTTAGTAATAATGAGTGCAGATAAAGCTAAAGCTTTAGGAATAAAACCACTTGCTAAAATTACTTCTTATGGATCAGCTGGATTAGACCCAGCGATAATGGGATATGGTGCATTTTATGCAACAAAAGCGGCTTTAGATAAAATCAATTTAAAAGCAGAAGATTTAGACTTAATCGAAGCAAATGAAGCATATGCATCTCAAAGTATAGCAATAACTAAAGATTTAAATTTAGATATGAGTAAAGTTAATGTTAATGGTGGCGCTATAGCACTTGGACATCCTATAGGTGCATCTGGTGCACGTATTTTGGTAACGTTGCTACATGCTATGGAAAAAAGGGATGCGAAGAAAGGACTTGCGACGTTGTGCATTGGTGGAGGTCAAGGGACTGCCTTAATAGTTGAAAGAGAATAA
- a CDS encoding Lrp/AsnC family transcriptional regulator yields the protein MKMDNTDIKILMELQSDSRLSIRELSKRVNLSPPSVTERIRKFEDNGVIEGYTIKINEAALGFAIQCMIQIDIKNSKFEKFKEFIYNHPRVIFCYRIAGHSCILVKLCVKSISEIETFVDSISSLDSTTSTHIIFSEIPINKSVGKFFSDF from the coding sequence ATGAAAATGGATAATACAGATATTAAAATTCTAATGGAACTTCAATCAGACAGTCGTTTATCTATTAGAGAATTATCTAAAAGAGTAAACCTCTCTCCCCCATCAGTTACAGAAAGAATAAGAAAATTTGAAGATAATGGAGTAATCGAAGGCTACACTATAAAGATAAATGAAGCGGCTTTAGGTTTTGCCATACAATGCATGATTCAAATTGATATTAAAAATAGTAAATTTGAAAAATTCAAGGAATTTATTTATAATCATCCTCGTGTAATTTTCTGCTATAGAATAGCAGGTCATTCTTGTATATTAGTAAAATTATGTGTTAAATCCATCTCTGAAATTGAAACGTTTGTTGATTCTATTTCATCATTAGATTCTACAACTTCTACTCATATTATATTTTCAGAGATTCCTATAAACAAAAGTGTAGGGAAGTTTTTTTCAGATTTTTAA
- a CDS encoding nitroreductase family protein: MIDKEYYKMIFKRKSFRKFNDTLKLSNDELRDIDEKVKELISLVDNIDVKYRIVRREETTCKRGEYCLLIYSEEKEKFLLNIGYMFEQLDLYLANKDIGVCWYGMGKTQELEYENLKFVIMMALGKGQPSEFRRDYTKCKRKETQEIWNGVSGLETIAEVVKYAPSACNTQSWRVVCKKNKLKIYRTTNVKSIMPKDKVPFYNSIDIGIFLYFLELALLYNHISFQRFLCKEQDEAELIPIAIYNLL; the protein is encoded by the coding sequence GTGATAGATAAAGAATACTATAAAATGATTTTTAAAAGAAAATCATTCAGAAAATTTAACGATACCCTTAAGCTCTCTAATGATGAATTACGTGATATTGATGAAAAAGTTAAAGAGTTAATATCACTTGTGGACAATATAGACGTTAAATACCGTATTGTACGAAGAGAAGAAACTACCTGTAAACGAGGGGAGTATTGTCTACTTATTTACAGTGAAGAAAAAGAGAAATTTTTATTAAATATTGGATATATGTTTGAACAATTGGATTTATATTTAGCGAATAAAGATATTGGAGTATGCTGGTACGGAATGGGTAAAACACAAGAGTTAGAATATGAAAACTTGAAATTTGTAATTATGATGGCTTTGGGTAAAGGGCAGCCTAGCGAGTTTAGAAGAGATTATACAAAATGCAAGAGAAAAGAAACGCAGGAGATCTGGAATGGTGTCTCAGGATTAGAAACAATAGCTGAAGTTGTAAAATATGCGCCAAGTGCATGCAATACACAGTCATGGAGAGTTGTTTGTAAAAAGAATAAATTAAAAATATATAGGACAACAAATGTTAAATCTATTATGCCTAAAGACAAAGTACCATTTTATAACTCAATTGATATAGGGATTTTTCTGTATTTTTTAGAATTAGCTCTGTTGTATAACCATATTTCTTTTCAGAGATTTCTTTGCAAGGAACAGGATGAAGCTGAGTTAATACCTATTGCCATATACAATTTACTTTAA
- a CDS encoding LysR family transcriptional regulator — translation MDIRHFKTFKSIIEEGNFSNAAARLGYTQSTITSQIQQLEQELSIKLFEKIGRNMVLTSLGKEMIPYANELLNTVKKIESIGKVGDKITGELKIAVAESLMSYKLQNVLSLFKEKAPNVNLSMISLNCYAIKNMLASGSVDLGLMYDVRSQNDSLCAVKLSDFNVALVCSPQFEQKKLDFVEPNQKINTSLIINEVESVYRKILESYFFDKNILLNNTIELGSIEAIKKCVASNLGISFLPRFTVEEELNNGKLKELQVASLDAKITAIYAYHKNKWISPAISLFIELVREDFNIS, via the coding sequence ATGGATATTAGACATTTTAAAACCTTTAAAAGTATTATTGAAGAAGGTAACTTTTCAAATGCTGCTGCAAGATTGGGGTATACACAATCTACTATTACCTCACAGATTCAGCAGTTAGAGCAGGAACTCTCAATAAAATTATTCGAAAAGATTGGTCGTAATATGGTATTAACTTCACTAGGAAAAGAAATGATACCTTATGCAAATGAATTACTTAATACAGTGAAAAAAATTGAGAGTATTGGTAAAGTTGGCGATAAGATTACAGGAGAGTTAAAAATTGCTGTTGCAGAATCATTGATGTCTTATAAATTACAGAATGTTTTAAGCTTATTTAAAGAAAAAGCTCCTAATGTAAATCTTTCTATGATTTCACTAAATTGTTATGCCATAAAAAATATGTTAGCAAGTGGTTCAGTGGACCTTGGTTTAATGTATGATGTAAGAAGTCAAAATGATAGTTTATGTGCTGTTAAGCTTTCTGATTTTAATGTAGCTTTAGTATGTTCACCACAATTTGAACAAAAAAAATTAGACTTTGTGGAGCCAAACCAAAAAATAAATACAAGCCTTATCATTAATGAAGTAGAATCCGTTTATCGAAAAATACTTGAAAGTTACTTTTTTGATAAAAATATATTACTAAATAACACAATCGAACTTGGAAGCATTGAAGCAATAAAAAAATGTGTTGCAAGTAATCTAGGAATTTCGTTTTTGCCTCGTTTTACAGTAGAAGAAGAGCTTAATAATGGAAAGTTAAAAGAACTACAGGTAGCGAGTCTAGATGCTAAAATCACAGCAATCTATGCTTATCACAAAAATAAGTGGATTAGCCCTGCAATTTCGTTATTTATTGAATTGGTGAGAGAAGATTTTAATATATCTTAA
- a CDS encoding epoxyqueuosine reductase, giving the protein MALLAEQIKSVALEMGYEKCGIIKISQLDGYEEKLNERIDRIPEAKGFYQSMYRFTHLQDTYPWAKSIVICVRRYGKYHIPEHLNGMIGKSYLVDVRKDENSKELQDSLKLEKYMQGLGIRAENERGFSLAPVRFAAMKAGLGVIRKNNFFYTENGSWVHLESWLIDKELESIEVPKIKACPENCGLCIKACPSASLSEPYTMNPIACVSCVTTFMGRDMINEKYREQIGNWVYGCDVCQDVCPMNKNRWEEIEEFPNLQELSEHISLEKILKMDYSFLEEVMQPKFWYIDKSSVWKWKVNAINVMVNNYKEQYREHIMYSCNDSNSKVREMAEWAIKKLNLQ; this is encoded by the coding sequence ATGGCTTTATTAGCAGAGCAAATAAAAAGTGTAGCGCTGGAAATGGGTTATGAAAAGTGTGGAATTATTAAGATCTCTCAGCTTGATGGATATGAGGAAAAACTCAATGAAAGAATTGATCGAATTCCAGAAGCCAAAGGTTTTTATCAAAGTATGTATCGTTTTACACATTTGCAAGATACTTATCCTTGGGCAAAATCAATTGTCATATGCGTAAGAAGATATGGGAAATATCATATTCCAGAACATTTGAATGGTATGATTGGGAAAAGTTATTTAGTTGACGTAAGAAAAGATGAGAATTCTAAAGAATTGCAAGATAGTTTGAAATTAGAGAAATATATGCAAGGATTGGGGATTAGAGCAGAAAATGAGAGGGGGTTTAGTCTTGCACCAGTACGATTTGCAGCTATGAAAGCTGGACTTGGAGTGATTCGAAAGAATAATTTCTTTTATACTGAAAATGGCTCATGGGTACATTTAGAATCATGGCTTATTGATAAAGAACTTGAGTCTATAGAGGTACCTAAAATAAAAGCTTGTCCTGAAAATTGTGGATTATGCATAAAAGCTTGCCCTTCAGCTTCTTTATCAGAACCATATACTATGAATCCTATAGCATGTGTATCTTGTGTAACTACATTTATGGGAAGAGATATGATTAACGAAAAATACAGAGAACAAATAGGAAATTGGGTTTATGGATGTGACGTCTGTCAAGATGTTTGCCCTATGAATAAAAACCGTTGGGAGGAAATAGAAGAGTTCCCTAATTTGCAAGAATTAAGTGAGCATATATCCTTAGAAAAAATTCTAAAAATGGATTATTCCTTTTTAGAAGAAGTGATGCAGCCTAAGTTTTGGTATATAGATAAATCAAGTGTTTGGAAATGGAAAGTTAATGCTATTAATGTAATGGTAAATAACTATAAGGAGCAATATAGAGAACATATAATGTATTCATGTAACGATAGTAATTCAAAGGTACGAGAAATGGCGGAGTGGGCAATTAAAAAATTGAACCTTCAATAA
- a CDS encoding MFS transporter, with translation MKYVDNIDKEIHKKRWIILLTTVLLTFMSTLDGSIVNVALPVMAQKLSVSMASIEWVVTSYLIVIVGTILIFGRLADIVGKTTVFKLGIIIFTIGSLTCGLSNSLIMLVFSRGLQAIGAAGTMSTSQGIITHVFPSNERGRALGLNGTFVALGAMIGPPIGGLIVSILNWQYIFLINVPIGILAFILAMKTLPKSSNNKGENLDIKGAVLFGATMVLLFGSLTFGKEIGFGNKIIIMSLIGSLILFILFIRVEKGINQPLINLEIFKNSLFSLSIFCSFISFVAISCSNIILPFYLQYVMKLTPSFTGLLMMVSPIILSVAAPISGYMSDRVGSEVLTFIGLIGTSLGLFLISTLNQYSYLGFLIVFIAIMTIGNGMFQSPNNSLVMSTVDKDKLGIAGSINALVRNLGMVFGISLSTTLLYSLMSKKMGYHVTGYIEGRDDVFVYGMHYVYIAAGIICAIGAILTAYRLYGIKAQSKRRAK, from the coding sequence ATGAAATATGTGGATAATATAGATAAGGAAATACATAAAAAAAGATGGATAATATTACTTACGACTGTACTTTTAACATTTATGTCTACGCTTGATGGCAGTATAGTAAATGTTGCATTACCTGTCATGGCACAAAAACTTTCAGTAAGTATGGCATCTATTGAATGGGTAGTTACTAGTTATTTAATAGTTATTGTAGGAACCATTCTTATATTTGGAAGATTAGCTGATATTGTAGGGAAGACTACGGTTTTTAAATTAGGCATTATAATTTTTACAATTGGTTCTCTTACTTGTGGATTATCTAATTCGTTAATAATGTTAGTTTTTTCAAGAGGACTGCAAGCTATAGGTGCAGCTGGTACTATGTCAACAAGTCAAGGAATCATAACTCATGTATTCCCAAGTAATGAACGAGGGAGAGCATTAGGATTGAATGGTACATTTGTAGCTTTAGGAGCTATGATAGGGCCACCTATAGGAGGATTAATTGTATCAATTTTAAATTGGCAGTATATCTTTTTAATAAATGTACCTATAGGCATATTAGCTTTTATTCTTGCAATGAAAACACTACCTAAAAGCAGTAATAATAAAGGTGAGAACTTGGATATAAAAGGAGCAGTTTTATTTGGTGCAACAATGGTATTGTTGTTTGGATCATTAACTTTTGGTAAAGAAATTGGATTTGGTAATAAAATAATTATTATGAGTTTAATTGGTTCACTGATATTGTTTATATTATTTATAAGGGTTGAAAAAGGAATAAATCAGCCATTAATAAATTTGGAAATCTTCAAAAATTCATTATTTTCACTTAGCATATTTTGTTCATTTATTTCATTTGTAGCAATAAGTTGCTCAAATATAATACTGCCATTTTATTTGCAATATGTAATGAAATTAACTCCATCATTTACAGGACTATTAATGATGGTATCACCAATAATATTATCAGTTGCTGCACCGATTAGTGGATATATGTCAGATAGAGTAGGTTCAGAAGTGTTAACGTTCATAGGACTTATAGGAACTAGTTTAGGATTATTTTTAATATCCACTTTAAATCAGTATTCATATTTAGGTTTTCTGATTGTATTTATAGCTATAATGACTATAGGAAATGGAATGTTCCAATCACCTAATAATTCATTAGTTATGTCTACAGTAGATAAAGATAAGCTGGGAATTGCGGGAAGTATAAATGCTTTAGTAAGAAACTTAGGGATGGTTTTTGGAATATCATTATCTACAACACTTTTATATAGTCTTATGAGCAAAAAAATGGGATATCATGTTACAGGATATATAGAGGGACGAGATGATGTTTTTGTATATGGAATGCACTATGTTTATATTGCAGCAGGGATTATATGCGCCATTGGAGCAATACTTACGGCATATAGGTTATATGGAATTAAGGCACAATCAAAAAGAAGAGCAAAGTAA
- a CDS encoding SEC-C metal-binding domain-containing protein, which translates to MSLYTQWTEMVVDYVKNKGEEAFWVEYSKLEKGIYKELLANHKEVKKTTINELAKEHNSTVEFTMGFMDGINDSLKNQYDLEAVDGDTELVFDINLETLYFNMLDAKAEYLYKLPQWEGIFSEEKRNEIQKQFRESKIVRNFDKVGRNDVCPCGSGKKYKKCCGRDK; encoded by the coding sequence ATGAGTTTATATACACAATGGACTGAAATGGTTGTTGACTATGTTAAAAATAAAGGTGAAGAGGCTTTTTGGGTAGAATATAGTAAATTAGAAAAGGGAATCTACAAGGAGTTATTAGCTAATCATAAAGAAGTTAAAAAGACTACTATTAACGAGTTAGCTAAAGAACATAATTCTACAGTAGAATTTACTATGGGATTTATGGATGGAATTAATGACAGTTTAAAGAATCAATATGATCTTGAAGCTGTTGATGGTGATACAGAATTAGTATTTGATATAAATTTAGAAACTTTATACTTTAATATGTTAGATGCTAAAGCTGAATATTTATATAAATTACCACAATGGGAAGGAATATTCTCAGAAGAAAAGAGAAATGAAATACAAAAACAATTTAGAGAATCTAAAATTGTAAGAAATTTCGATAAAGTAGGAAGAAATGATGTATGTCCATGTGGAAGTGGCAAGAAATATAAAAAGTGTTGTGGAAGAGACAAATAA